The Candidatus Fermentibacter sp. sequence GGGCTTCTCGGTGGAAATGCCCGGCCAGATCGTGATCGCGAGATTGCTTCCAGCCGCCACGCCGGCGGTTGCCGTGATCCCCGGCCCTTCGACGTCGGTGATCGCGGGCTCCATCGAACCCATCTCGTAGCATTCCAGGGAAAGGGTGTAGGACCCCTCCGTGCCGCTGGCATAGGGGATGATGACTGCAGCGTACCTGCCGGGCTCGAGGACCTGGTCGATCCGGGAGGAGAGGCTGCCCGAGTAGTCGTCGTTGTGGATCACGTAGTCGTACTCGTCACCGTCGATCTCGACCAGTGCCAGCACGGGGTCGAAGTCCTGCGACTCGAGCACCAGGGAGACGAGCTGCTCGGCGTCCACGTCGAAGGGGTGGATCCTCGCCGAGTTGTAGCCGTCGACGTACAGGAAGGCGTCCAGCTCGTCGCTGAGAAGGTCATCCGCCGGTTCGTCGTCCTTGTCCTCTATCAGGTCGCCCTTGAGGGTGCCGAGGGACAGGTCCGTGCAGGCCGCGAACTCCTCGATGTCGGCCTCCGAGGCCTCGGTCGACACCAGTTCGTATTCGCCGCCGGAACCGTCCAGGGCGAAGACCGCCAGCTTCGCTCCGCGGGGGATGTCACCGAGCACGAGCCTGGAGTCGGTCTCGTCGTCCCAGTCGTCTCCCACGGCGATCACGGCGCCATCGCGGTCGAACGCCACAGCTACTGGGTCGAAGTCGCGGCTCGTCACCTCGATGACGATGTTCCTGCCGGGAGCGAGCCCGAACTCGGCGCAGGGGGAGCCCCCGTCGATGGGCCTGCCCTCTGCGAGGAGCAGCATCTCGGCATCGTCGAAGAGATCCTCGACGGAGTCGTCCTGTCTGGTGATCTCGCCGTCGAACTCCGTATCAGTCCCGATACGCCTGCCGCAGCCCGTGGCCGCCAGCAGGAGAACCGCCAGAACAACGGCCAGCCTCCTCATCCCTCTCCCTCCCGGCGCGGGGCGGATCTGGTCCGTTCCCGCGGCACCTGGGTCCTTACGAATCTGAGACCGCCCGCCCTGGCCGGATTGAGCGCCAGGGCCAGCCTCCCCGACAGGAGGTCGAACACCTCGCTGCCCAGGACTTCCATCCTCCAGCCTCCAAGCCCGTCGTCCCCCGGATCGGCTGCATCCTCCCCGGGCTTCGACGAGGACAGCCTGTCCAGGAGGTCCCTCGGCATGAGCAGCGAGGGAGCTATGCGGAGCTGGCTCGCCTTCTGCTTGACATAGATCCTCAGGATGTCGGCCCTTGCGGACGCAGTGCCGTCGGGCCTCTGGACCCTGATCTCCGGCACGTCGGTCGGCGGATCGGAGACCGCCTTCCCGACGACTTCGAGGATCTCGGCACCCCATTTCCCGGCGAAGCCGGAGGGCAGGCCCCGGAGCCTGTCCAGTGAGTCCATGGAGCCCGGTGACATGACTGCGAGCCTCGCGAGCAGCGAGTCCGACGCGATGTGCTGCCTGGGCCTGTCGAGGTCGCGGGCGCGCATCTCGCGCCATCCCACCAGGCGCCACAGCACCGGCAGGTTCGACCGCTTGATCTTCCCCGACGACCTGGCCCTCCGGAAGATATCGGGAAGCGACACCTCGTAGGTCTCGGGCCTTACGAGCTCCTCCGCTTCGAGCCTGTACCAGTCCGTCCTGTTCTTCCGCGCCAGCTCGGAGTCGAGGCGGGCATGCAGATCCAGGAGGAACCTGACGTCATCAAGGGCGTAGTCGAGCTGCTCCTCCGCGAGGGGCCTCCGGGACCAGTCGCTCAGGCAGAATGCCTTCCGCGACTTGATCCCGCAGACGTCCTGCAGGAGGTTGTGCAGGCTGCACTGTTCGCCGTAGCCGAGGAAGGCTGCGGCGACCTGCGTGTCGAACACGTTGGCGAGCCGTCCCCTCGGGAGGGTCCGCCTCAGGATGGCGATGTCGTTCCTGGCGGAATGCATCACCTTCGTTATCGAAGGATCGGCGAAGACCGGTTCGAGCGGGGCCAGGTCGCCCACGGCGAGCGGGTCCACCGCCCAGGGACCGTCCTTGTCCGCTATCTGGACGAGGAAGAGCTCCGGCCAGAACCTTCGC is a genomic window containing:
- a CDS encoding ribonuclease D; translation: MPFRRKRPEPAEPAANEAPSERLIADRGAFLSFCERLGESSTIAVDTEFHSERRFWPELFLVQIADKDGPWAVDPLAVGDLAPLEPVFADPSITKVMHSARNDIAILRRTLPRGRLANVFDTQVAAAFLGYGEQCSLHNLLQDVCGIKSRKAFCLSDWSRRPLAEEQLDYALDDVRFLLDLHARLDSELARKNRTDWYRLEAEELVRPETYEVSLPDIFRRARSSGKIKRSNLPVLWRLVGWREMRARDLDRPRQHIASDSLLARLAVMSPGSMDSLDRLRGLPSGFAGKWGAEILEVVGKAVSDPPTDVPEIRVQRPDGTASARADILRIYVKQKASQLRIAPSLLMPRDLLDRLSSSKPGEDAADPGDDGLGGWRMEVLGSEVFDLLSGRLALALNPARAGGLRFVRTQVPRERTRSAPRREGEG